Below is a window of Brachyspira pilosicoli DNA.
ATTAATGGAGTTTTCTATATTGCTTACTGTGATTCCTATATGCATTACTTCTTTTAACATATAATTTACACCCTTAATAAAACTTATTTTCTATATAATTTTAATAAATTAACATAAAAAATCAAATAAATAAAAATATTTTTTAACAATTTTTAAAAGTTGACAATAGTTGTTTTCTAATATATAATTACAACGAGTAAAATAATCTATAAATAAAAAATCTAATAAATAGAGGTGTAATATGTCAGGACACTCCAAGTGGGCTAGTATTAAACATAAAAAAGCCGCAAATGATTCAAAAAAAGGTAAGATTTGGTCAAAAATAGCAAAAGAGATAACAATAGCAGTAAAAGAAGGCGGAAGCCCAGACCCAGACCAAAATGCAAGATTAAGAATGGTAATATTAAAAGCTAAAGGCACTAACATGCCTAATGATAATATAGATAGAGCCATTAAAAGAGGTTCTGGTGCAGGTGAAGGTGCTAATATAGAAGAGATGTCTTATGAAGGTTATGCTCCAGGCGGAGTTGCAATCATAGTAGATGTTGCTACAGATAACAAAAACAGAACTGCTGCTGAAATAAGGTCAATATTTAGTAAAAATGGCGGAAACTTAGCAGAAAGCGGTGCTGTTTCTTGGCAGTTTAAGAAAAAAGCTGTTGTAATGGTTCCTGCTGCTGGAAATACTGAAGATGCTTTAATGGATATAGTACTCGATGCCGGTGCTGAAGATATTGAACAAGATGATGAAGTATTTACAGTTACTGGACCTATGGAGGCTTTATCTTCTATAGTTGATGCTTTAAAAGCTAAAGGTATAGAGCCTGAAAGTGCTGAGATTGTACGTATGGCTGATAATACTATGACTATAGCTGAAAATGATGCTAAAAAAGTTATGAAAATAATTTCACTTTTTGAAGACCATGATGATGTTTCAGCTGTAGCTACTAACTTAGAAATTACAGATAACTTAATAGAAGAAGAATAATATTATTTAATGATAACTTTAGGTATAGACCCGGGATTTGCTAGGTGCGGTTATGCTTTTATAGAGGCTAAAAACTCCGAGTACAAAATAGTAAATTCTGGGCTTATCGAAACCTTTTCAAACGAAGAATATAATCAAAGACTTTCATTTATATATACTCAATTAGATTCACTTATTAAACAATACAAGCCAGATAATGCTTCAATAGAAGAGCTTTTCTTTTCAAAAAATACAAAAACTGCAATAAAAGTTGCTGAGGCAAGAGGTGTTATAATATTAGCGCTTACTTTAAATAATATAGAGTTTAAGGAATACAAACCAAGAGAAATAAAATCGCAAATAACAGGAAACGGAAATGCTAATAAGGATGCTGTTATAAAAATGGTTAATCTTTTTACAGGTGCAAATATTAAGCAAGATGATACGGCTGATGCTGTAGCTATTGCTTTGGCACATGCTTCAAGAAACAGAATTTTAAAATAATTTTTTATAATTTGTATATTATTATTAAAGCTTTTCTATTTCTTCTATACTTAATCCTGTGTATTTTGATATCAAATTAAAATCTGCCCCATCTTCTTTCATAGATTTAGCTATTATTAATGTACTGTATTGTTTTCCTTTCTCTATGCCTTGTTCTATACCTTTCTCCAATTCTCTATGAAGTGTTTCTCTTTGAAAATATTCTTCTGCTTCCTTTATCTTATATACATCAAGTAAGGGATTTTCTGATATAAATGATTTGCATTTTTTATCTACTTCATCAAATATTGTGTTTTCTTTTATTAGGTTTGACATTCTCTCGCCTCCAATAAAAAATTTGTACCAACTATTTAAATCTTTATTTAGTTGTTTATCATAATTAAATTTCGGTAATTCTAAAAAATGAAATTGACAATGGTCTGTAAGTATTTTATTGTGTTTTAATTCTTTTAATATATAACAACTGTAGCAATCTTCTATGCCGTCAAATAAAACAAAATCTAAGATATTTATACTTATAACAGGTAGAAGTTTATTATAATCATCGCCTTTATTTAAGTTTAAACTATAATTGCTTGCCCAATAAAATAATGTTCTCTTAATAAAAGTTTCATTGCCTTGTAATTGTATCTCTATTATAACAACTTCTCCAGTATCGGCTGTGCATTTTATATCCACTACGCTTTCTTTTGAATTAAGATATTTCTGCAAATTAAATGGATTTAGTATCTCTAAAGTTTCAAAAGTTTTGAAATTCAAATTATCCATAACAGCATTAACAAAGTTTAATACTATTTTTTCATTTCCAAGATTTGAAAAAAGATACCTTATAAAACAATCATTCTTTTTGTTTAATGTATCTACAGTGATGCTAAACTCATTCATAAATATATTATAGCAAAATGGAAGATAAAAGTCAAAATATGGATTTTGTTAGTGTTTAAATATATTATACATAGTTTAATACTTCTTTTATAAATAGATTATTTGATTTAGAAAGGTCTACAACTTCAAGATAATTTGCATCTGTACCATCTTCATTTTTCATAATAGATAGTATTGGTCTTAAAGGCAAATTATTATTTTGCTGTATTACTCTTGCTGTTTGTCCATTTGATAATTTTACTTTTGTATTGTTCGGATAAAATCCTATAGCTTTTTGAAAATGTTTTACTATATCCATATCAAAATCTTTTTTAGAAAGCGATATAATAATTTTCATTGCCTTATCTGCAGTACAAATTAAACCGTCATTTCCATTAACAATGAGATTATTAAACTTATTTGCTATAGAAACTACTTTACTGTATAGTCCTATATCTCTATTTTCTTTTCCAAAAGGATAACCGCTGCCGTCATATTTTTCATGATGCTCTAATATTATATCTGCAATATTATCTTCCAAATTATCTCTCTTAGCAAGTTTATATCCATGCGTTGTATGCTTTTTTAACATATTGATTTCATCTGCAGTTAAATTTTTTTTGTTTAATAAATATTCTTGAACTAATACTTTTCCTATATCATGGAGCAAAGCCCCAAGCATAATATTGGATATATCAGCTTTTGTTAAATTCATTTCTATTGCTGTGATGGCAGATAATGCAGCAACGTCCACTGCATGTTTATATATAGATTCATCTTTTCTTTTTAATATAGCTAAATAAGAATGAGCTTCTCTATTTTCTAATATAGAATTAAGCATAATATCAACATCTTTTTTTAATTCTATAAAATCAACAGTACCATTATTTTTTGCTATATTATAAGCATTTTTAGTTTTTTCTATTGTGATATTATTAATATCTAAAGCTTTTTCGCTGTCAATTTTTAATATTTCTTTGCCGTTTTCTTCTATTATAACTCTTTTATTTAATTGGTTTTTAATGCTATTATCGAAATTGTTTTCATATTTATTTTCTATTAACTCTACAACAGATACGGTTTCAATGGAATTTTTTTTTAATAATTCTATAGTGCTTTTTGTTACAATAGAGCCCATGTCTATTATAATATTATCATTGCTGTCATATACATTAGAAGCTATTTTCATTCCTTCTTTAAGTTCTGTTATTTGTATATTAAACATATTCTCTCCGTTTTTAGCTATATATATTTCGGCATAAATTATAGTTTTTTATACAATTATCACTTTATTATTAATACAAACTCTCTTTTTTTGTTTTCAGCATATTTAGAACAAAGAACTCCAATTTCATCTATGATAATATCTTCTGTAGGCAGAGTTAAATCCATACATAAAGCAACTATTTTATTTTTTGAATATATTTTTTTAACAGCATTAAGCACTTTTGAAAGTCTATAAGGAGTATCCAATACTATAACAGGAACATTTAATTTTTTTAATTCTATTAGCTTTCTCTCTCTTTCTCTGTCATCTCTGGGCAAAAGTCCAGCATAATAAAACTCTCTAAAATTAAAAGGCAAACACATAATAGCCGCTGTAACACTGCTTACACCGGGTATGGGTTTTACTTTTATATTATAAGAATAACAATATTCAAGAAGCTCTCTTCCTGGGTCTTCCAAAGCCGGTGTTCCGCAGTCACTTATAAGAGAGACAGTCTTACAATTTAATATTTTTATCATTATATCATCAATGTCTTTGCCTTTTTTTGTATGCTCGCTGAACTCTATTAATTTTGATTTATCTATATTAAGGTTAAGGTTTTTAAAAAGTGTAGTAGCCTCTCTAAAACTTTCAACTAATATAATATCACTTTCTGTTAATATTTCTTTAAGCCTCTCGGTATTATCTTTATAATTACCGATATCTCTCGAAGCTATGTAAACTACAGGCATCAAATTATTGTCTCCTCATTATAATATTTTTATTAGTATGCATATAATCCCAATTATTATTTATTATATTATTGCTTATAAATATATTTGTAAAGAATGTATTTGTAAGGAAGTTGTTAGCTTTAGAACGTTCATAAGCTTCATTAAGTTTTTTTACTTTTAGGTTTAAAGCTCTTGCTATGCTGTATGTTTCTTTGTCTATGTTGCCGTCTATATCATTTGTCCTAAATCTGCATTGAAAAGCGTACAAAACTTTCCTTGATTCAAAGTCCCAAATATTATTAGTAGGCATACTTGTATAACCATATTTTATAAACTCATTTTTTATATCCATTACAGTAGCAGTTCTATAATCATTGCTCATCATAAAGTTACTGTAATCTTCTTCATCATACCATATACCCAAATCATATTCATCGTATAATCTTTTCCAAGGGAATTTTGGTCCTGGGTCTTTTTTTCTGTATGGTGCTATATCTGAATGACCTAATATATTATAAGGTCTTATTCCATATTTATCTACCAGCTCTCTAAGAAGATATGCTACTTTTTCTATTTGTGATTCTTCGTACTCTAAATACTCATCGTAAGGAGTAAAATATAAGTTTTCAAGCTGTCTTTTATTCATTCTTGCAAGCTGTTGCGGGGTGTTTGTTACTTTTTGTATATAGCCTAAATTTACAATTTCTATTCCAACTGAGCTATCATTAATGCTGTATCTATTTTGGTACATTGTAATTCCTGCATGCCAAGCTCTGTTTGTATCATCTACAAGTTTATATATAGGTTCATTTGCTCTTGTTGTTATCAAATAATGCGAAGATACTCCCGGGTCTGTCAATACTTTTAAAGACATATCATCATCTAATGCAGTGTAATGAAGTATTATATAATTAATTCTTAAATTGTATGAACCAGATTTATAAAGAGTTGATATTCTTGGTGCTTTTTTTCTTTTGTTTATGGCAGGTGCTGTAATTTCTTCTGTATTGTTTGAGCAAGAAACGATAGCACTTATAATAAATAATATAAAAATATGTTTAAACATAACAAGCTGCTCCATTAAATCTATAACGCATAAAACCATTATAATTGTCCTTTATATCTATATGTGCAAAATGAAAAGCCTGAGCTGTATTTATTCTTGAATGCTTATGAAGTAAATTTGAATAAAAACTCATAATAAAATCATTGTATGTATTATCGGATAAACTTCCAATTCCAGAAACTATAGTGTTTACACCGCATGATAAAAATGATTTTACTATATTGCTGTCATTCATATTGCATGCATTAATAAAAATCAATTTCGGAGGATTTTCTAATGCAGAAATATTATTCAACATATAATCTTTACTTAAAGATAAACCATTCGAATGCCCATGTGTAATAATATGCACTATGTCGTAATTTTCTAAGACTTTTACAAACTCAAAATAATTATGTTCTTTTTTATATATATCAATATTTAAATTGTTATTAACAGATAATTTCTTTAATAAATCAATTTCTTTGTCATCGTTTATGTCATTGTATGGTATTGATACTACAGCAATTTTTTTATTGTTTGTAATCTTTTTATGCATTACATTAACAGCACTAATATAAGAGAATATTATTTTTTCGGATAAAAATTTATTATTGTATGATAATATATCCCAAGGTATTGAAGAGGTTGTTTCATCAAGATTTAAATAAACTATTCTAAAGCCTTCAAACAAATGCTCTCTAAAATCTTTTTCTGGTATAAGCATATTCATTAAATAATTTCCGATTTCTAAATATTTGCTTATATTATCATTTTCGCTGTTTGATTTTTTTAATAATCTTAAATATTCTTTATATATGCTGTTGTATGCGTCAAAATCAAAAGTTTTTTTATATTCTGCAATATATAATGATGGATAAGTTTCTATTGCTTTATAATGAAATATATATTCTTTTTTATTTTGCTTTTCTACGGTGCAGCTTAAAAATGTTTGAGAGAGATTTTCGTTTAGCAAAATTAATCTTTCTTTTAGCTTTGAAAAAATATTTTCATCTATATTATAAATTGAAAAATCATTATATTTTTCTTCGAGGTTGTAATATATTCCTCTTCTTTTTTTGTAGGTGTCTGTTATGTTTAAATACAAAAGACTATCTTTTTCTGTTTTAGTATTTAAATCTATTTCGTATGTGCCGTATAATTTATTTTTTTCATTGTCGTACAAAAATATATTTATTTTTTCTTTTTTGTTTATTTTTTTCAATTGAGATTTTTTTATTTTTATACACTCAAAATTTGAAGAGTCAAAGAAGTTTTTATTTTGCGTTACAATATAATTACTCATAAATTATTATTTAATATTCATTCCTATAAAATATTTGTATTATACATTAAAGATATATAAAATTAAAGCTATGTAATTTTAATTTTTTAGAAAAATTACATTTTGTTTATTTTTGCATTATTTTCGGGGACTAGCACCCTGCGAAGCGTGCCCTTAGGGTACGAACCCCCATTTCTTTTACCGACGCTCTGCGTGCCTGCGGCAATGTACCTTTCGGTATTGGTATAAAAGAACCTTATATCTTTCGGATACGCTTCGCGAAGAACTGCATTTTTATTATAAATTTTATAATTTAATTGTACGTTAAAATGCACTCCTCCGCACGACTAAGAAGTTATAATTAAAGCATAGCATTACCGTGCGGAAAACTCATATGGCGAATACTTCAAAGAAAAAAATAATTGTGAATAAAAAAGCACTCCTCCGCACGACTAAGAAGTTATAATTGAAGCATAGCATTACCGTGCGGTAAGCCGCCGACCGTAGGGAGTGCACAGCTAGGCGAGTAGTGCGGCAAGGTGGTACAGCTCGTACGCGGGAAAAAGTTGAATAAAATAAAAAGATTATATAACAATAATTACATAAAAACATGTTGAATAAAATGAAAAATGTAATAGTATATTAGGCAAAATTATTTTTATTAAGGAAACAAAAATGAAAGTATTTATTAGTGCAGATATAGAAGGAGTAACAACTACTACACAATGGCCAGATACAGATATGGGCTCATTAACTTATAAAGAGCATGCATTACAAATGACTAAAGAGGTTAATGCTGCTTGTGAGGGAGCGATACTTGCTGGTGCTAAAGAGATATTTGTTAAAGATGCCCATGACTCTGCTATGAACATAGACCAGACTGCTTTGCCTGATATTGTAAAAGTGCATAGAAAATGGAGCGGGGATCCTTATTCTATGGTTGAGGGTATAGATGAGAGTTTTGATGCTGTAATGTTTATAGGATATCATAGTCCTGCTACAAGCGGAAACAATCCTCTATCACATACTATGAATAATGCAAGACTATTTAGCATAAAGTTAAATGATGCTGTAGCAAGCGAGTTTATGTTTTTTAGTTATGCTGCAGCTTATAGAAATGTACCTTCAGTATTTTTGTCTGGAGATAAAGGGCTTTGCGATGATGCTAACAATATGGACCCTAATCATCCTAGTTTAATAACACTTGCTGTAAAAGAGGGTGTTGGCTATTCTACTATTAACTATTCTCCTAATCTTATGATTAAAACTATTAAAGAAAAAACTGAAGAAGCTTTAAAACAAGATTTTAAATGTTTAAAACTTCCAAAGACTTTTAAGCTTGAAGTAACTTATAAAGAACATGGTTATGCTTATAAGATGTCATTTTATCCTAATGCTAAAAAAGTTAATGATAACACAATAGTTTATGAGAGTAATGATTATTACGAGATACTTAGAGCTATGAAGTTTATTTTATAATTTTTATTAATTTTATTAAATAAGTATTATTAATTAAATATAATAATATTGCTTTTAAAAAATTATATTATATAATATTACTACAAAAAATAATTTAATATATGGATTAATTTATGAAAAAAGTAAATGTTTGTTTATTGGGTGCTTCAGGTGCCGTTGGTAAAGAGATGCTTAAAATATTGCAAGAGAGAAAATTTCCTGTTAATGAATTAAGATTATTAGGTAATAAGACAGCAGGTCAGAAGGTTATTTTTAATAATAAAGAATATACCATAGAAAAACCTACTAAAGATTCTTTTAAAGATATGGATATTACTTTGGTTGCTGTTGGAAGCGATGAGAGTAAAAAGTTAAGTCCTTTGGCTGCAAAAGCTGGAAGCGTTGTTATTGATAACAGCAGTGCTTTTAGAATGGATAAAAATGTTCCTTTAGTAGTTCCAGAGGTTAATCCTGAAGATGTTAAGCTTCATAAAGGCATTATAGCTAATCCTAACTGCAGTACTATTATTGCTTTGGTGGCATTAGCTCCATTACATAAATTTGCTAAAATTAAAAGAATAATAGCTTCTACATATCAGGCAGTATCTGGTGCTGGTAAAGAGGGTATGGAAGAACTTCAGCAGCAAGTTTATGATTATGCAGAGCAAAAAAAGTTAAATATAAAAGCTTTCAAATATCAAATATTATTTAACTTAATTCCTCAAATAGATGCATTTGACAGTAAAACAGGCTACACTAAAGAAGAATTAAAAATGACTAATGAGGGCAGAAAAATATTACATGCTCCAGATTTACAAGTAAGCTGCACTTGTGTTAGAGTACCTGTTTTAAGAAGCCACAGTGAATCTATAACAATAGAAACAGAAAAGAAATTAACAGCTAAAAAAGCTAAAGAATTATTATCAAAAGCTAAAGGTGTAAAAGTGGTAGATAATCCTTCACAATTTAAATATCCTATGCCTTTAGATACAACAGACCAAGATAATATATTTGTTGGAAGAATAAGAGAAGACATCAGTGCTAAAAACTCTTTAACTTTCTGGTGTGCAGGCGACCAAATAAGAAAAGGTGCTGCTACAAATGCTGTGCAGATTGCTGAGTTGGTATTGCCTTTATTAGATAAGGAAAGCAAAAAAGAAGAAGCTCCAAAAAAGAGAGTTTGCAAGCCAAAAAAAGCAGCAGCAAAAAAAGAAGTAAAAAAGACTGATAAATAATAATATTATTTAGTAAAATGTTATAAGGCATTCAATTATATTGAGTGCCTTTTTTATTTATATTGTTTTAATATTTAGTATGTAAAATATAATTAGTATTATTTTATATAATTTCTTGATATAAAATTTAAATACTTGTGTTTTTTGCAACTTTTTGCCACGGGAAAAAGTTGAATAAAAGAAATACATATATAAATAAATAATTTGTTTAAATTAAAATATTTGCAGG
It encodes the following:
- a CDS encoding YebC/PmpR family DNA-binding transcriptional regulator — protein: MSGHSKWASIKHKKAANDSKKGKIWSKIAKEITIAVKEGGSPDPDQNARLRMVILKAKGTNMPNDNIDRAIKRGSGAGEGANIEEMSYEGYAPGGVAIIVDVATDNKNRTAAEIRSIFSKNGGNLAESGAVSWQFKKKAVVMVPAAGNTEDALMDIVLDAGAEDIEQDDEVFTVTGPMEALSSIVDALKAKGIEPESAEIVRMADNTMTIAENDAKKVMKIISLFEDHDDVSAVATNLEITDNLIEEE
- the ruvC gene encoding crossover junction endodeoxyribonuclease RuvC is translated as MITLGIDPGFARCGYAFIEAKNSEYKIVNSGLIETFSNEEYNQRLSFIYTQLDSLIKQYKPDNASIEELFFSKNTKTAIKVAEARGVIILALTLNNIEFKEYKPREIKSQITGNGNANKDAVIKMVNLFTGANIKQDDTADAVAIALAHASRNRILK
- a CDS encoding Rpn family recombination-promoting nuclease/putative transposase, whose translation is MNEFSITVDTLNKKNDCFIRYLFSNLGNEKIVLNFVNAVMDNLNFKTFETLEILNPFNLQKYLNSKESVVDIKCTADTGEVVIIEIQLQGNETFIKRTLFYWASNYSLNLNKGDDYNKLLPVISINILDFVLFDGIEDCYSCYILKELKHNKILTDHCQFHFLELPKFNYDKQLNKDLNSWYKFFIGGERMSNLIKENTIFDEVDKKCKSFISENPLLDVYKIKEAEEYFQRETLHRELEKGIEQGIEKGKQYSTLIIAKSMKEDGADFNLISKYTGLSIEEIEKL
- a CDS encoding HD-GYP domain-containing protein encodes the protein MFNIQITELKEGMKIASNVYDSNDNIIIDMGSIVTKSTIELLKKNSIETVSVVELIENKYENNFDNSIKNQLNKRVIIEENGKEILKIDSEKALDINNITIEKTKNAYNIAKNNGTVDFIELKKDVDIMLNSILENREAHSYLAILKRKDESIYKHAVDVAALSAITAIEMNLTKADISNIMLGALLHDIGKVLVQEYLLNKKNLTADEINMLKKHTTHGYKLAKRDNLEDNIADIILEHHEKYDGSGYPFGKENRDIGLYSKVVSIANKFNNLIVNGNDGLICTADKAMKIIISLSKKDFDMDIVKHFQKAIGFYPNNTKVKLSNGQTARVIQQNNNLPLRPILSIMKNEDGTDANYLEVVDLSKSNNLFIKEVLNYV
- a CDS encoding SAM-dependent methyltransferase → MPVVYIASRDIGNYKDNTERLKEILTESDIILVESFREATTLFKNLNLNIDKSKLIEFSEHTKKGKDIDDIMIKILNCKTVSLISDCGTPALEDPGRELLEYCYSYNIKVKPIPGVSSVTAAIMCLPFNFREFYYAGLLPRDDRERERKLIELKKLNVPVIVLDTPYRLSKVLNAVKKIYSKNKIVALCMDLTLPTEDIIIDEIGVLCSKYAENKKREFVLIIK
- a CDS encoding N-acetylmuramoyl-L-alanine amidase, with translation MFKHIFILFIISAIVSCSNNTEEITAPAINKRKKAPRISTLYKSGSYNLRINYIILHYTALDDDMSLKVLTDPGVSSHYLITTRANEPIYKLVDDTNRAWHAGITMYQNRYSINDSSVGIEIVNLGYIQKVTNTPQQLARMNKRQLENLYFTPYDEYLEYEESQIEKVAYLLRELVDKYGIRPYNILGHSDIAPYRKKDPGPKFPWKRLYDEYDLGIWYDEEDYSNFMMSNDYRTATVMDIKNEFIKYGYTSMPTNNIWDFESRKVLYAFQCRFRTNDIDGNIDKETYSIARALNLKVKKLNEAYERSKANNFLTNTFFTNIFISNNIINNNWDYMHTNKNIIMRRQ
- a CDS encoding CHAT domain-containing protein; translated protein: MSNYIVTQNKNFFDSSNFECIKIKKSQLKKINKKEKINIFLYDNEKNKLYGTYEIDLNTKTEKDSLLYLNITDTYKKRRGIYYNLEEKYNDFSIYNIDENIFSKLKERLILLNENLSQTFLSCTVEKQNKKEYIFHYKAIETYPSLYIAEYKKTFDFDAYNSIYKEYLRLLKKSNSENDNISKYLEIGNYLMNMLIPEKDFREHLFEGFRIVYLNLDETTSSIPWDILSYNNKFLSEKIIFSYISAVNVMHKKITNNKKIAVVSIPYNDINDDKEIDLLKKLSVNNNLNIDIYKKEHNYFEFVKVLENYDIVHIITHGHSNGLSLSKDYMLNNISALENPPKLIFINACNMNDSNIVKSFLSCGVNTIVSGIGSLSDNTYNDFIMSFYSNLLHKHSRINTAQAFHFAHIDIKDNYNGFMRYRFNGAACYV
- a CDS encoding M55 family metallopeptidase encodes the protein MKVFISADIEGVTTTTQWPDTDMGSLTYKEHALQMTKEVNAACEGAILAGAKEIFVKDAHDSAMNIDQTALPDIVKVHRKWSGDPYSMVEGIDESFDAVMFIGYHSPATSGNNPLSHTMNNARLFSIKLNDAVASEFMFFSYAAAYRNVPSVFLSGDKGLCDDANNMDPNHPSLITLAVKEGVGYSTINYSPNLMIKTIKEKTEEALKQDFKCLKLPKTFKLEVTYKEHGYAYKMSFYPNAKKVNDNTIVYESNDYYEILRAMKFIL
- a CDS encoding aspartate-semialdehyde dehydrogenase gives rise to the protein MKKVNVCLLGASGAVGKEMLKILQERKFPVNELRLLGNKTAGQKVIFNNKEYTIEKPTKDSFKDMDITLVAVGSDESKKLSPLAAKAGSVVIDNSSAFRMDKNVPLVVPEVNPEDVKLHKGIIANPNCSTIIALVALAPLHKFAKIKRIIASTYQAVSGAGKEGMEELQQQVYDYAEQKKLNIKAFKYQILFNLIPQIDAFDSKTGYTKEELKMTNEGRKILHAPDLQVSCTCVRVPVLRSHSESITIETEKKLTAKKAKELLSKAKGVKVVDNPSQFKYPMPLDTTDQDNIFVGRIREDISAKNSLTFWCAGDQIRKGAATNAVQIAELVLPLLDKESKKEEAPKKRVCKPKKAAAKKEVKKTDK